One Glaciihabitans arcticus DNA window includes the following coding sequences:
- a CDS encoding DUF4032 domain-containing protein, translating into MSGSLNITAATVDPNLLDLPWNLPLEVWPDEVIAALPKGISRHLVRFVNLSGYVVAIKETSAELAKREYDLLRTLQRLDIPCVDPVAVITNRTADDAEALESVLVTRHLKFSLPYRALFSQALRPDTATRLVDALAVLLVRLHIAGFFWGDVSLSNTLFRRDAGSFAAYLVDAETGQLYDGLSNGQRENDLEIARVNIAGELLDLQSGGRFAEDVDSVAIADGIVAQYRMLWKELTGSEQFDQSERWRINERVMRLNSLGFDIEELAIKTDETGTKVRIQPKVVDAGHHSRRLLRLTGLDAQENQARRLLNDLDSYIATFDKKSLDEEVVAHEWVARVFEPVSRAIPNELKGKLEPAEVFHQLLDHRWYMSQNEKRDVPLAEAVSSYVENVLRHRRDERTVIDPATGAITTQNEIVDEEDWRTKV; encoded by the coding sequence ATGAGCGGCTCACTGAACATCACGGCGGCGACGGTCGACCCCAACCTTCTCGACCTGCCGTGGAACCTGCCCCTCGAGGTCTGGCCCGACGAGGTCATCGCGGCGCTGCCCAAGGGCATCTCGCGCCACCTCGTGCGCTTCGTGAACCTCAGCGGCTATGTCGTCGCCATCAAGGAGACCTCCGCCGAGCTCGCCAAGCGCGAGTACGACCTCCTGCGCACTCTTCAGCGGCTCGACATCCCCTGCGTCGACCCGGTCGCGGTCATCACGAACAGGACGGCCGATGACGCCGAGGCGCTCGAGTCCGTGCTGGTCACGCGTCACCTCAAGTTCTCCCTGCCGTATCGCGCGCTCTTCTCCCAGGCCCTTCGCCCCGACACCGCGACCCGTCTCGTCGACGCCCTCGCCGTGCTTCTCGTGCGCCTGCACATCGCCGGCTTCTTCTGGGGCGACGTCTCGCTCTCCAACACTCTGTTCCGCCGCGACGCGGGATCCTTCGCCGCCTACCTCGTCGACGCGGAGACCGGCCAGCTCTACGACGGCCTCTCGAACGGACAGCGCGAGAACGACCTCGAGATCGCCCGCGTCAACATCGCCGGCGAGCTGCTCGACCTGCAGTCCGGCGGGCGCTTCGCCGAAGACGTCGACTCCGTGGCCATCGCCGACGGCATCGTCGCCCAGTACCGCATGCTCTGGAAGGAGCTCACCGGCTCCGAGCAGTTCGACCAGAGCGAGCGCTGGCGCATCAACGAGCGGGTCATGCGCCTCAACTCGCTCGGCTTCGACATCGAGGAACTCGCCATCAAGACCGACGAAACAGGCACCAAGGTGCGCATCCAACCGAAGGTGGTGGATGCCGGTCACCACTCGCGTCGCCTGCTCCGCCTCACCGGCCTCGACGCGCAGGAGAACCAGGCTCGCCGCCTGCTGAACGACCTCGACTCCTACATCGCCACGTTTGACAAGAAGAGCCTCGATGAAGAGGTGGTGGCCCACGAGTGGGTTGCCCGCGTGTTCGAGCCGGTGAGCCGGGCCATCCCGAACGAACTGAAGGGCAAGCTCGAGCCGGCCGAGGTGTTCCACCAGTTGCTCGACCACCGCTGGTACATGTCGCAGAACGAGAAACGGGATGTGCCCCTCGCCGAGGCCGTGAGCAGCTACGTCGAGAACGTGCTGCGCCACCGCCGCGACGAGCGAACCGTCATCGATCCGGCGACCGGTGCGATCACCACGCAGAACGAGATCGTCGACGAAGAGGACTGGCGCACAAAGGTCTAA
- a CDS encoding Lrp/AsnC family transcriptional regulator — MDEIDKALLKAVVANARISGSALAASIGIAESTVSLRLKRLTEAGYIRGYHADLDVAAIGSTIQALIAVRLGRLVREDAEAFRRTAVGWPGVLALFHMGGADDYLLHVAARNAPDLRDFVLRYLAAHPAVAHTETNIIFEHVPGEGLGHLLA, encoded by the coding sequence ATGGATGAGATTGATAAGGCTTTGCTCAAGGCGGTCGTCGCGAACGCCCGGATCTCGGGCTCCGCGCTCGCCGCCTCGATCGGGATCGCCGAGTCGACGGTCTCGCTGCGACTCAAACGCCTCACCGAGGCCGGCTACATCCGCGGCTACCACGCCGACCTCGACGTCGCCGCGATCGGCTCCACCATCCAGGCCCTCATCGCCGTGCGGCTCGGTCGGCTGGTGCGCGAGGACGCCGAGGCGTTCCGCCGCACAGCCGTGGGCTGGCCCGGAGTACTCGCGCTGTTCCACATGGGCGGTGCCGACGACTACCTACTGCACGTCGCGGCCCGCAACGCACCCGACCTGCGCGACTTCGTGCTGCGCTACCTGGCGGCGCATCCCGCCGTCGCGCACACCGAGACCAACATCATCTTCGAGCACGTGCCGGGGGAGGGCCTCGGCCACCTGCTGGCTTAG
- a CDS encoding trans-sulfuration enzyme family protein, giving the protein MINDARIETRAVHAGMKGLRAAGLHVPPIDFSATSPLGGVESGGDSYENLAMGGDLVPGDSAVYQRLWQPGVARFEDAMSELEGSEGSVAFSTGMAALTACLLASVTAGKPHVVALRPLYGGSDHVLATGLMGTSVTWVTAEQVASAIRDDTGLVILESPANPTLELTDIRAVVDAAGSVPVLVDNTFATPVLQRPLELGAAISLHSATKYLGGHGDVMGGVVATNAEWVVRLRQVRALTGGLLHPMAAYLLHRGLRTLPLRVRAQQATAGLLASRLVGHPAIARVLYPGLPGQDPSGLIGRQTEGAGSLIALDLGGYEAAARFTEACSLITHAVSLGGIDSLVQHPASLTHRPVEASARPGAGIVRLSIGLEHVDDLYEDLLDALEAASPVALDARELVAP; this is encoded by the coding sequence ATGATCAACGACGCCCGCATCGAAACCCGAGCCGTGCATGCCGGAATGAAGGGGCTGCGCGCAGCCGGGCTTCATGTGCCGCCGATCGACTTCTCGGCGACGAGTCCGCTCGGTGGCGTCGAGTCGGGCGGCGACTCCTACGAGAACCTGGCGATGGGCGGCGACCTCGTGCCCGGCGATTCCGCCGTGTACCAGCGGCTCTGGCAGCCGGGCGTTGCGCGGTTCGAAGACGCGATGTCCGAGCTGGAGGGCTCAGAGGGGTCCGTCGCGTTCTCCACCGGCATGGCCGCGCTGACCGCGTGCCTGCTCGCCTCGGTCACGGCGGGCAAGCCGCACGTCGTCGCGCTGCGTCCGCTGTACGGCGGTTCCGACCACGTGCTCGCCACGGGGCTCATGGGCACCTCGGTGACCTGGGTGACGGCCGAACAGGTGGCATCCGCTATTCGAGACGACACCGGGCTCGTCATTCTCGAGTCGCCCGCGAACCCGACGCTCGAACTGACCGACATCCGTGCTGTGGTGGATGCCGCGGGCTCCGTGCCCGTGCTGGTCGACAACACTTTCGCGACTCCCGTGCTGCAGCGCCCACTCGAGCTGGGCGCGGCCATCTCGCTGCACAGCGCGACCAAGTACCTCGGAGGCCACGGTGACGTGATGGGCGGGGTTGTGGCGACGAACGCGGAATGGGTGGTGCGCCTTCGACAGGTGCGCGCGCTGACCGGCGGGCTGTTGCATCCCATGGCCGCCTATCTCCTGCACCGCGGGCTGCGCACCCTGCCACTTCGGGTTCGGGCGCAACAGGCGACGGCGGGGCTGCTCGCCTCACGCCTTGTCGGCCACCCGGCGATCGCGCGCGTGCTCTACCCGGGGCTGCCCGGGCAGGATCCGTCGGGGCTCATCGGACGCCAGACGGAGGGGGCGGGCTCGCTCATCGCCCTCGACCTGGGTGGATACGAGGCCGCTGCCCGGTTCACCGAAGCATGCTCGCTCATCACGCACGCGGTCTCGCTCGGCGGCATCGACTCGCTCGTGCAGCACCCCGCGTCGCTCACCCACCGGCCGGTTGAGGCGTCGGCGCGGCCCGGTGCCGGCATCGTGCGGCTCTCGATCGGGCTCGAGCACGTGGATGACCTCTACGAGGACCTGCTCGACGCCCTCGAGGCGGCCAGCCCGGTGGCTCTCGACGCACGCGAGCTCGTCGCGCCGTAA
- the rlmB gene encoding 23S rRNA (guanosine(2251)-2'-O)-methyltransferase RlmB — MKNPGNKPRAGAVRKGRKGPQVGSGGQGRQALEGKKPTPKAVDRPYHPAGKRKAAADRFEASGGRRKVGQPDGAPLPPRQQQRKAKSSDEVEVVTGRNSVLEALRAKIPATTLYVATRIEYDDRVKEVMKLATSRGIPILEVMRPELDRLAGFDSVHQGLALKVPPYEYAHPMELLEKVISQGKVPLLVALDGITDPRNLGAIIRSVAAFGGQGVIVPQRRSVGLTASAWKTSAGAAARTPVAMASNLNQTIKAYKDAGVFVLGLDGGGDVSLPEIQLAKRPVLIVVGSEGKGLSRLVTENCDAIVSIPINASTESLNAGIAASVTLYQIATLRAAKK, encoded by the coding sequence GTGAAGAATCCAGGCAACAAGCCACGCGCCGGCGCAGTGCGCAAGGGACGCAAAGGCCCGCAGGTAGGTTCCGGCGGCCAGGGTCGCCAGGCGCTCGAGGGCAAGAAGCCCACGCCGAAGGCCGTCGACCGCCCATACCACCCGGCAGGCAAGCGCAAGGCTGCGGCCGACCGTTTCGAGGCATCGGGCGGACGCCGCAAGGTCGGCCAGCCCGACGGCGCACCCCTGCCCCCGCGCCAGCAGCAGCGCAAGGCGAAGTCGAGCGACGAGGTCGAGGTCGTGACCGGCCGCAACTCGGTGCTCGAGGCCCTGCGCGCCAAGATCCCGGCGACCACCCTCTACGTGGCGACGCGCATCGAGTACGACGACCGCGTGAAGGAGGTCATGAAGCTCGCGACGAGCCGTGGCATCCCGATTCTCGAAGTGATGCGCCCCGAGCTCGACCGCCTCGCCGGATTCGACTCGGTGCACCAGGGCCTCGCTCTCAAGGTTCCGCCGTACGAGTACGCGCACCCGATGGAGCTGCTCGAGAAGGTCATCTCGCAGGGCAAGGTTCCGCTGCTGGTGGCCCTCGACGGCATCACCGACCCGCGCAACCTCGGTGCGATCATCCGCTCGGTCGCCGCGTTCGGTGGCCAGGGTGTCATCGTTCCGCAGCGTCGCTCGGTCGGACTCACCGCATCGGCGTGGAAGACCTCGGCCGGTGCCGCGGCCCGCACGCCCGTCGCCATGGCCTCGAACCTGAACCAGACGATCAAGGCCTACAAGGATGCCGGCGTCTTCGTGCTCGGCCTCGACGGCGGCGGGGACGTCTCGCTGCCCGAGATCCAGCTCGCGAAGCGCCCCGTGCTCATCGTCGTCGGCAGCGAGGGCAAGGGGCTGTCGCGCCTCGTCACCGAGAACTGCGACGCGATCGTGTCGATCCCGATCAACGCCTCGACGGAGTCGCTCAACGCTGGCATCGCCGCCTCGGTGACGCTGTACCAGATCGCGACACTGCGGGCCGCGAAGAAGTAG
- the cysS gene encoding cysteine--tRNA ligase, whose product MTVRLYDTRTQAIADFAPLVPGQVGLYVCGPTVQSSPHIGHLRSALVYDLWRRWLTYRGLTVTLVRNVTDIDDKILANASDSEEWWALAYRYELEFSDSYRRLGILPPTYEPRATASVTQMQDIIQRLIDRGHAYQAEDGSGDVYFDTASWPSYGELTNQKPADMVAAGDADPRGKRAPQDFALWKGYKSTEPVSAKWESPWGDGRPGWHIECSAMSSRYLGPHFDIHGGGLDLRFPHHENELAQSSAAGDGFANYWVHNGLVNVNGQKMSKSLGNSIYAAEFLDLARPLVVRYYLGSAHYRSTIDYHDGALVEAEAALERIETFLDRAARRLEGTRFLAEGAQVIPNEFGEAMDDDLAVPQAIAVLHDRVRAGNAALDNEDLGAAASIRGEVLAMTEILGINPDAPEWRPAGSDSAERALGALVEKLIEDRATARAERDFAAADRIRDELAAAGITVEDTPTGAHWSINS is encoded by the coding sequence GTGACTGTTCGGCTCTATGACACCAGAACGCAGGCCATCGCCGACTTCGCACCCCTCGTGCCCGGCCAGGTGGGCCTGTACGTCTGTGGTCCCACGGTGCAGTCGAGCCCGCACATCGGGCACCTGCGCTCCGCTCTCGTCTACGACCTCTGGCGTCGCTGGTTGACCTACCGCGGGCTCACCGTGACCCTCGTGCGCAACGTCACCGACATCGACGACAAGATTCTGGCCAACGCTTCCGACTCGGAGGAGTGGTGGGCTCTCGCCTACCGCTATGAGCTCGAGTTCAGCGACAGTTACCGGCGCCTCGGCATCCTGCCGCCGACCTACGAGCCGCGCGCGACGGCGAGCGTGACCCAGATGCAGGACATCATCCAGCGCCTCATCGACCGCGGTCACGCGTACCAGGCCGAAGACGGTTCCGGCGACGTCTACTTCGACACGGCCTCCTGGCCCAGCTACGGCGAGCTCACCAACCAGAAGCCCGCCGACATGGTCGCAGCGGGAGACGCCGACCCGCGCGGCAAACGCGCCCCGCAGGACTTCGCGCTCTGGAAGGGTTACAAGTCGACCGAGCCGGTCTCGGCAAAGTGGGAATCCCCGTGGGGCGATGGGCGACCCGGCTGGCACATCGAGTGCTCGGCCATGAGCTCGCGCTACCTCGGCCCGCACTTCGACATCCACGGCGGCGGACTGGACCTGCGCTTCCCGCACCACGAGAACGAGCTCGCCCAGTCCAGTGCTGCGGGTGACGGTTTCGCCAACTACTGGGTGCACAACGGACTCGTGAACGTCAACGGCCAGAAGATGTCGAAGTCGCTCGGCAACTCCATCTACGCTGCCGAGTTCCTCGACCTCGCCCGCCCGCTCGTGGTGCGTTACTACCTGGGCTCCGCTCACTACCGCTCCACCATCGACTACCACGACGGCGCGCTGGTCGAGGCAGAGGCAGCACTGGAGCGCATCGAGACCTTCCTCGACCGGGCGGCCCGCCGCCTCGAGGGAACACGTTTCCTGGCCGAGGGTGCGCAGGTCATCCCGAACGAATTCGGCGAAGCGATGGATGACGACCTTGCCGTGCCGCAGGCGATCGCCGTGCTGCACGACCGGGTGCGCGCGGGCAACGCGGCGCTCGACAATGAAGATCTGGGAGCCGCGGCCAGCATCCGCGGTGAAGTGCTCGCCATGACCGAGATTCTCGGTATCAATCCGGATGCGCCCGAGTGGCGCCCTGCCGGCTCAGACTCGGCGGAACGCGCGCTCGGCGCGCTCGTCGAAAAACTCATCGAAGACCGGGCGACGGCGCGGGCGGAACGCGATTTCGCTGCAGCCGACCGAATTCGTGACGAACTAGCGGCCGCAGGCATTACGGTCGAAGACACCCCCACCGGGGCACATTGGAGTATCAACTCGTGA
- the ispD gene encoding 2-C-methyl-D-erythritol 4-phosphate cytidylyltransferase, whose protein sequence is MTLGSTTPSPSVLSVAIIIVAAGSGTRLGATEPKAFVDVAGRTILERALRSALSIAEPAQIVVVAPAERLEQANTIVARAAGAASSSLTVVSGGDTRQQSVAAGLAVLGDGIEIVLVHDSARSLTPPTLIEAVIAGVRSSGNGVIPGLPVADTIKQVDWMGSVERTVDRAPLVAVQTPQGFPRAALVDAYKTASDDFTDDAALVAAAGLAVTVIDGDPLAFKITTPWDLARAESLVAASPAAPSWRTGVGIDVHSFDADAPLWLGGLHWPGEPGLAGHSDGDALAHAVCDSLLSAAGLGDIGATFGTDDPRFENAHGDVFLTATVELVRAAGFEIGNVSVQLVGNRPKVAPRRAEMEAHLSEVLGAPVSVSATTTDGLGFTGRGEGISAVATALVYKP, encoded by the coding sequence GTGACACTCGGAAGCACAACCCCATCCCCGTCCGTCCTTTCGGTGGCGATCATCATCGTCGCCGCAGGCAGTGGAACCCGGCTCGGCGCGACGGAGCCCAAGGCCTTCGTCGACGTCGCGGGGCGCACGATCCTGGAGCGCGCGCTGCGCTCCGCCCTGTCCATCGCCGAGCCCGCGCAAATCGTCGTCGTGGCACCGGCCGAGCGACTCGAGCAGGCGAACACGATCGTCGCGCGGGCGGCGGGGGCGGCATCCTCTTCTCTCACCGTGGTGAGCGGCGGGGACACCCGGCAGCAGTCCGTGGCCGCGGGGCTCGCCGTGCTGGGCGACGGCATCGAGATCGTGCTCGTGCACGATTCGGCACGATCGCTCACGCCGCCGACTCTTATCGAGGCGGTCATCGCCGGGGTGCGGTCGAGTGGCAATGGCGTCATCCCGGGCCTGCCGGTGGCTGACACGATCAAACAGGTCGACTGGATGGGCTCGGTCGAACGCACCGTCGACCGTGCACCCCTGGTCGCCGTGCAGACGCCTCAGGGCTTTCCGCGTGCGGCACTGGTCGACGCCTACAAGACTGCGAGCGATGATTTCACGGATGACGCGGCGCTCGTCGCAGCGGCTGGACTCGCGGTGACCGTGATCGACGGCGACCCCCTCGCATTCAAGATCACCACCCCGTGGGACCTGGCGCGCGCGGAATCGCTTGTGGCAGCGTCACCGGCGGCGCCGAGCTGGCGCACGGGTGTCGGCATCGACGTGCACTCCTTCGACGCGGATGCCCCGCTCTGGCTGGGCGGCCTGCACTGGCCCGGGGAGCCCGGTCTCGCCGGACACAGCGACGGCGACGCCCTCGCGCACGCGGTCTGCGATTCGCTGCTCTCCGCTGCCGGGCTCGGCGACATCGGCGCAACGTTCGGCACCGACGACCCGCGCTTCGAGAACGCCCATGGCGACGTGTTCCTCACCGCAACGGTCGAGCTGGTGCGCGCCGCGGGATTCGAGATCGGCAACGTCTCGGTTCAGCTGGTCGGCAACCGCCCCAAGGTCGCCCCCCGTCGCGCCGAGATGGAGGCGCACCTCAGCGAGGTGCTCGGTGCTCCGGTGAGCGTGTCCGCGACCACCACCGATGGGCTCGGATTCACCGGGCGCGGTGAGGGTATCAGCGCCGTAGCGACAGCACTGGTGTATAAACCGTAA
- a CDS encoding CarD family transcriptional regulator translates to MLFEVGETVVYPHHGAATITEVKTRMIKGEEKLYLKLNVTQGDLVIEVPAENVDLVGVRDVIGQDGLDRVFDVLRAPFTEEPTNWSRRYKANLEKLASGDVIKVSEVVRDLWRRDQDRGLSAGEKRMLAKARQILTSELALAEKTDEEKAASLLDEVLAS, encoded by the coding sequence ATGTTGTTTGAGGTCGGCGAGACGGTCGTTTATCCCCACCACGGTGCAGCAACAATCACCGAAGTGAAGACGCGGATGATCAAGGGCGAAGAGAAGCTGTACCTCAAGCTCAACGTCACCCAGGGGGACCTCGTCATCGAAGTTCCCGCAGAGAATGTCGACCTCGTCGGTGTGCGCGACGTAATCGGACAGGACGGCCTGGACCGCGTCTTCGATGTGCTGCGCGCGCCGTTCACCGAAGAACCCACCAACTGGAGCCGCCGCTACAAGGCCAACCTCGAGAAGCTCGCTTCGGGAGACGTGATCAAGGTCTCCGAGGTGGTTCGCGATCTCTGGCGCCGCGACCAGGACCGCGGCCTGTCCGCCGGAGAGAAGCGCATGCTCGCCAAGGCCCGCCAGATCCTCACCTCAGAGCTCGCGCTCGCCGAGAAGACCGACGAGGAGAAGGCAGCCAGCCTCCTCGACGAAGTGCTCGCGTCCTAA
- a CDS encoding response regulator transcription factor, with protein sequence MTRILIVEDEASLSEPLAYLLGREGYETTIAADGLTAVAEFDKNGADLVLLDLMLPGLPGTEVCREIRTRSSVPIIMLTAKDSEVDVVVGLELGADDYVTKPYSTRELLARIRAVLRRRFEPEGDDESILEAGSVRMDVEKHSVTVDGEITAMPLKEFELLEFLLRNAGRVLTRGQLIDRVWGSDYFGDTKTLDVHIKRIRSRIESVPSEPTMLVTVRGLGYRFEA encoded by the coding sequence GTGACCCGCATTCTCATCGTCGAAGACGAGGCCTCGCTGAGCGAGCCTCTTGCCTACTTGCTCGGTCGGGAGGGCTACGAGACCACGATTGCCGCGGACGGCCTCACCGCCGTCGCTGAGTTCGACAAGAACGGTGCCGACCTGGTGCTGCTCGACCTCATGCTTCCCGGGCTGCCGGGCACCGAGGTGTGCCGTGAGATCCGCACGCGGTCGAGTGTGCCGATCATCATGCTGACGGCCAAGGACAGCGAAGTGGATGTCGTTGTGGGGCTCGAGCTCGGCGCCGACGACTACGTCACGAAGCCGTACTCGACCCGCGAGCTCCTCGCCCGCATCCGCGCCGTGCTGCGTCGTCGCTTCGAGCCGGAGGGCGACGACGAGTCGATCCTCGAGGCCGGAAGCGTGCGCATGGACGTCGAGAAGCACTCGGTCACCGTCGACGGTGAGATCACCGCGATGCCGCTCAAGGAGTTCGAGCTTCTCGAGTTCCTGCTGCGCAACGCGGGACGTGTGCTCACGCGCGGCCAGCTGATCGACCGCGTCTGGGGCTCCGACTACTTCGGCGACACCAAGACCCTCGACGTGCACATCAAGCGCATCCGCTCGCGTATCGAGTCGGTTCCGTCGGAGCCGACGATGCTCGTGACGGTGCGCGGCCTCGGCTACCGCTTCGAGGCGTAG
- a CDS encoding sensor histidine kinase, producing the protein MDSTWLVPLSLAFGLFVGAGTVIITVVAARRGQRAVDVVSSSVPDGIDQVLDALESAGVVLDPSNNVIKASPGALAFGLVYNGSLVHPELIKLVDKVRRKGKTIVEELHLARGPFGDANIYLFVRVARLGARYVLVLAEDRTESYRLDEVRRDFVANISHELKTPIGAVSLLAEAMAEASDDAVQVRKFAKRLTKESERLTRITREIIELSRLQAADVLTKPDLVDIDHVVAIAIDQNRVAADSRRVNLVSGGDAGAEVYGDEPLLAVALHNLVANAIQYSAKGSRVGVGVSHEDGIVEIAVTDQGVGIPEEDLDRVFERFYRIDPARSRHTGGSGLGLSIVKHVVQNHGGDVRVWSQPGSGSTFTIRLPEASSASAASLGEEQ; encoded by the coding sequence ATGGACTCCACTTGGCTGGTGCCGCTGTCGCTGGCCTTTGGCCTCTTCGTCGGCGCCGGTACCGTCATCATTACCGTTGTGGCGGCTCGTCGTGGACAGCGTGCGGTGGATGTCGTCAGCTCGAGTGTCCCGGACGGAATCGACCAGGTGCTCGACGCCCTCGAGTCGGCGGGCGTGGTGCTCGACCCCTCGAACAACGTCATCAAGGCCAGCCCCGGAGCGCTCGCTTTCGGCCTTGTGTACAACGGATCGCTGGTTCATCCCGAACTCATCAAGCTCGTCGACAAGGTGCGCCGCAAGGGCAAGACCATCGTCGAGGAGCTGCACCTCGCGCGCGGTCCCTTCGGTGATGCCAACATCTACCTCTTTGTGCGGGTGGCCCGACTGGGCGCGCGGTACGTGCTCGTACTCGCCGAGGACCGCACCGAGTCGTATCGGCTCGACGAGGTGCGCCGCGACTTCGTCGCCAACATCAGCCACGAACTCAAGACCCCGATCGGCGCGGTGAGCCTGCTCGCCGAGGCAATGGCCGAGGCCTCCGATGACGCCGTGCAGGTGCGCAAATTCGCGAAGCGTCTCACCAAGGAGTCGGAGCGGCTTACCCGCATCACGCGCGAGATCATCGAGCTGTCGCGCCTGCAGGCAGCCGACGTGCTCACCAAGCCCGACCTCGTCGATATCGACCACGTCGTCGCGATAGCCATCGACCAGAACCGGGTTGCCGCCGATTCGCGCCGCGTCAACCTCGTGAGCGGCGGGGACGCGGGCGCCGAGGTCTACGGCGACGAACCGCTGCTCGCCGTCGCGCTGCACAACCTCGTCGCCAACGCGATCCAGTACTCGGCGAAGGGGTCACGCGTCGGCGTCGGCGTGAGCCACGAAGACGGCATCGTCGAGATCGCGGTCACCGACCAGGGGGTCGGCATCCCCGAAGAGGATCTGGACCGCGTCTTCGAGCGTTTCTATCGGATCGACCCCGCGCGCAGCCGCCACACCGGCGGTTCGGGGCTCGGCCTGAGCATCGTCAAGCACGTCGTGCAGAATCACGGCGGCGACGTTCGTGTTTGGTCGCAGCCGGGAAGCGGCTCGACGTTCACCATCCGCCTGCCGGAGGCCTCCTCCGCAAGCGCAGCCAGTCTGGGAGAAGAACAGTGA
- the phoU gene encoding phosphate signaling complex protein PhoU — translation MREVFQQELAEVQERLVEIATLVAVSIQNATQAFNESNVSLAETVIADDDKIDLAALELDELAINILARQQPVARDLRIVVSALRISASLERMGDMSEHIAQLARYRFPDKVVPKSLRGTFQELGALDVAIANKLVELLKTEDVRLAEEIRNDDDRIDELHLSVFDKVLGETWKGAAIDTVDSTLASRYHERFADHAVSIAKKVQYLATGDWVVAPS, via the coding sequence ATGCGCGAAGTGTTTCAGCAGGAACTGGCCGAGGTGCAGGAGCGCCTCGTAGAGATTGCAACTCTCGTCGCTGTATCCATCCAGAACGCCACCCAGGCCTTCAACGAGTCGAACGTCTCGCTCGCCGAGACCGTCATCGCCGACGACGACAAGATCGACCTCGCGGCCCTCGAGCTCGACGAGCTCGCCATCAACATCCTCGCCCGCCAGCAGCCGGTCGCCCGCGACCTGCGCATCGTCGTCTCGGCCCTGCGCATCAGCGCGTCCCTCGAGCGCATGGGCGACATGTCGGAGCACATCGCGCAGCTCGCGCGCTACCGCTTCCCCGACAAGGTCGTTCCGAAGAGCCTCCGCGGAACCTTCCAGGAGCTGGGCGCGCTCGACGTCGCCATCGCCAACAAGCTGGTCGAACTGCTCAAGACGGAGGACGTGCGCCTCGCCGAGGAGATCCGCAACGACGACGACCGCATCGACGAACTGCACCTCAGCGTCTTCGACAAGGTGCTCGGCGAGACCTGGAAGGGTGCGGCGATCGACACCGTCGACTCGACCCTCGCCTCGCGCTACCACGAGCGCTTCGCCGACCACGCGGTCTCGATCGCCAAGAAGGTGCAGTACCTCGCGACCGGTGACTGGGTAGTCGCCCCCTCCTAA